In candidate division KSB1 bacterium, the genomic stretch TTCTCGATCAGGCGGAATCGCTCCTGCGTAGCCGGGTGGGCGAGTGGATCTACGGCGTGGGGGAAACGCCTCTTGAGGAAGTGGTGGCAGAACTCTTCTTCCGGACCGGAAAGACGGTGAGCACGGCGGAGTCCTGTACCGGCGGGCTTCTGGCCCACCGCCTGACCAACGTGGCGGGTAGCTCGACCTATTTTGAGCGCGGTGTGGTTGCCTACAGCAATCAGGCCAAGGTTCAGCTGCTCGGGGTACGGGAAGAGACCTTACGTACCTACGGCGCGGTGAGCGAGCCGACGGCGATCGAAATGGCGGAGGGTGTACGCCGAATCTCGGGCACGGACTTCGGCGTTTCAACCACAGGCATTGCGGGGCCAGGGGGAGGCACGCCAGAGAAGCCAGTGGGGCTTGTCTACATCGGCTTCAGCGACGGGAGACGGTCGTACGCGCGGCAGTTCTACTTCCGGCGCGAGCGGCTTTTTAACAAGACAAGAGCCGCGCTGGCCGCCTTAGATCTGTTGCGGCGCGAGCTTCTGCAACTGAAGCGCGGAGGGGAGCAGGTTGGTTAGATTCGGGCTCTGGTGGCGAACAAAAGAGGGTTTGACATAGGATGGGCGAAATTCGTACATTTATCGCGGTTGACGTCCCCGCGCAATGCAAGCAGAGAATTGCCGACCTCCAAAAGGAATTGCGTGCCTATCCTGGCCGCGTGACCTGGACGCGGGCGGAAGGGATCCACGTTACGCTGAAGTTCCTTGGGAACGTGGAGGCAACCCGCATAGACGCCGTTGCCGAAGCCTTGGCCCGGGCCGTTCGGGGAGCCCAGCGCCCTCGCCTTTGCGCCAGGGGGACGGGCGCCTTTCCCAGCTGGCGGAGTCCCCGGGTGTTCTGGATCGGCGTGGAGGACGAGGGGGGAAATCTGGCCCGTATTCAGCGCGCGGTCGAGGAGGAATTGGAAGGCTTGGGATTTCCTCGCGAAGGCAGGCCCTTCACCCCACATCTGACGCTGGCGAGGGTGAAGGCGCCGGGCTCAGTTGCGGCGATGGTTGCGCGCTTGCGCGAGGTCGACTTTCGTACGGAACCATTTGAGGCGGAAGAGATCCTGGTGATGCGCAGCGATTTGAAACCGCAGGGGGCCGAGTACACCCCTCTGCGCAGGGTGCCGATCGGTTAGCAGAGAGGGCTACTGCCATGGCCGTAGAAAAAGATGAAAAAAGAAGGGCATTGGAGCTCGCCCTGGCGCAGATCGATCGCCAGTTCGGCAAGGGCTCGATTATGCGTTTGGGAGACCAACGGGCCAGCGTCAAGGTGGACGTGATCCCCACTGGCTCCATCTCTCTCGACGCGGCCCTCGGCATTGGTGGGGTGCCGCGAGGACGGATTGTGGAGATCTACGGTCCGGAGAGCAGTGGCAAGACGACCCTCGCTCTGCACATCATTGCGGAGGCGCAGAAACGGGGCGGTCTTGCGGCGTTCATTGACGCGGAGCATGCCCTCGACGCCAATTACGCAAAGGCCTTGGGGGTGGACATTCAAAACCTCCTGGTCAGCCAGCCCGACACAGGCGAGCAGGCGCTGGAGATCGCGGAGACATTGGTCCGAAGCGGCGCCCTCGATGTAATCGTCATCGACTCGGTGGCGGCCCTCGTCCCACGGGCCGAGATCGAGGGCGAGATGGGGGATGCCCAAATGGGCCTGCAAGCCCGACTCATGTCGCAGGCCATGCGCAAACTGGCCGGTGCCATTGCCAAGTCCAACACCTGCGTCATCTTCATCAACCAGATCCGCGAGAAGATCGGGGTCATGTTCGGGCCCACGGAGACGACTACCGGTGGGCGCGCCCTGAAGTTCTACGCCTCGGTGCGACTGGACATCCGTCGCGTGGCTTCGATCAAGGAAGGGGAGCGCGTGCTCGGTAACCGCACGGTGGTCAAGGTCGTGAAGAACAAGCTGGCACCTCCCTTCCGGGAAGCGACCTTTGATATTCTCTTCGGAACCGGGATCTCCAAGATGGGCGACTTGCTGGACCTGGCCGTGGAGCACAACATCATCCAAAAGAGCGGCACCTGGTATTCCTACGGGGAAGAGAGGCTTGGCCAGGGTCGCGAAAACGTACGCCAGTTCCTGGAGGAGAACCCTGACCTGGCGGCGGAGATCGAGCGCAAGGTGCGCAAAGCGGTGGGCCTGTTGACTGAGGAGGAAACGGCGGCGGAAGCTGCGGTCGGAACCTAAGGATTCGCCGGACGCGACGGGCGGCAGCCGAGGCAAGGATCGAGCGGAAGCGTGGCGCCACGCATTACCCGGATCGAACCCCAGAAACGGCGCAAGGGCCGTTTCTCTGTGTTTGTGGACGAGGAGTACGCCTTCTCCGTGGACGCCGAGCTTCTGGCGTTGTCCAGCCTGGCGGAGGGCCAGGAGATCGATGAGGCGCGCGTTGAGGAGCTACGGCACGAAAGCGAACTGCGGTACGCAAAGGAGCGGGCCTACCGCTTGCTCGCCGTTCGCGACCGCAGCGAAGCGGAGATGCGTCAACGGCTGGCCCGCATTGGTTTCGGCTCCGCCACCGTCGAGGAGGTCATCCGGATCCTGAAACAGCAAAGATACCTGGATGACCGCTGTTTTGCCCTCCGCTACAGCCAGGGGCTGCTGAGTACCCACCCGGTCGGACGGGTCGAGCTGGAAAAGCAACTTCGCCAGAAGGGGGTAGAAGAGGCGATCGTCGACGAGGTGGTGGAGGATGTGCTCCCGCCAGAGACCGAGGCGGAGTTGGCTCGACGGGAGGCCATCCGGCGAGTGTGCCGTTACCGGGCGGAGCAGGATCGAGGTAAGGTGAAGGCTCGCGTCGTGGCCTACCTGGCGCGACGAGGATTCACCTGGGGTGTAGTTCAGGATCTCATCGAGCACTGGCAAGAGATCGAAGAGCAGGCACGAGACGGGAAAGTGGAGGAGTAGGACTCGGACCCATGACAGCCAGCGAGGTTCGCCAATCATTCCTGGAGTTCTTCCGCAGAAAGGGGCACCGAATTGTGCCCAGCGCCCCGGTCATCCCCCAGGACGACCCCACCTTGCTTTTCACCAATGCCGGAATGAATCAGTTCAAGGATGTGTTCCTGGGCTTGGGTACGCGGGACTACAAGCGCGCTGCAGACGTTCAGAAGTGCATTCGTGTGTCGGGCAAGCACAACGACCTCGAGGAGGTCGGACGCGATACCTACCACCACACGTTTTTCGAAATGCTCGGCAACTGGTCCTTCGGCGACTACTACAAGCGCGAGGCGATCGAATGGGCCTGGGAACTCCTCGTGGAGGAATGGAAGCTGCCCCCCGGGGCGCTCTGGGCCACGGTCTTCGAGGATGATGACGAGGCGGCCGAGCTCTGGCCGCAGGTGACAGATCTCCCCGCCCACAAGGTACTGCGCTTCGGCTACAAGGAGAACTTCTGGGAGATGGGAGACACGGGACCCTGCGGCCCTTGCACGGAGATCCATATCGATCGGGGACCGGAGTTCTGCGACCGCAGGGGAGAACCCGGACACGTCTGTCGTGTCAACGGTGGCTGCGCCCGCTTCATCGAGTTGTGGAATCTGGTGTTCATCCAGTTCAATCGGGATGAAGACGGAAGGCTCCACGAGCTTCCGGCCAAGCACGTCGATACGGGCGCGGGGCTCGAACGCCTGGTGGCCGTTCTCCAGGGCAAGGCTTCCAACTACGACACCGACCTCTTTCAGCCCATCATCGAGCGGGTGGCGGAGCTCTCGGGGAAAGCCTACACCGGGGGGATGTCGGACACCGACGTGGCCTTCCGCGTGGTGGCTGACCACATCCGGGCGCTGGCGTTCGCGATTGCAGACGGTGCCCTTCCCTCGAACGAGGGGCGGGGCTATGTGCTGCGGCGCATCCTTCGTCGGGCCGCACGATTTGGCCGCGTGCTGGGAATGCACGAGCCTTTCCTCCATCGCCTGGCGGAGCCGCTGATTCAGGTGATGGGGCGCGCTTACCCCGAGCTGGTGGAGCGACGGCAGGTGATCGAGCGCGTGATCTTCTCCGAGGAGGAAGCCTTCGGTCGAACCCTCGACCGCGGCCTGGAACTTTTCGAGGAGAAAGCGGCCCAGCTCCAGGCGCAGGGAGAGAGCGTCTTCCCGGGGGACCTGGCTTTTCTCCTCCACGATACCTACGGTTTCCCCCTGGACCTCACCCAGCTCTTGGCCAGGGAAAAGGGTTTAACGGTCGATGAGGCGGGTTTCCAGCAGCGGATGGCTGAGCAACGGGAGCGGTCCCAGCGGGCAACCGCCTTTACGATCCAAGTGGATAAGACGCTGGAAGAGATCCTGCGGGAACTTCCCGCTACGGAATTCCTGGGGTACACCCAGGATGAGGTCGAGGCGCGGGTCCTGAGAGTAGTGGACCGACGCGTGATTTTGGACCGTACCCCCTTCTACGCCGAGGCAGGCGGCCAGGTGGGCGACACGGGCTCCCTCCTCTGCGACGGCCGGGAGCACCGGGTCGTCGACACGCAAAAGGCCGGCCATGTCACCGTGCACATAGTAGAGACAGACGATCTTGAGGCTCTCCGGAGCCTCGAGGGGAAGACCGTCCTGGCTCGCATTGACGTCGAGCGCCGGCGCGCCGCCGAACGCAACCACACCGCTACCCATCTACTGCACAAGGCTCTCCGCACCGTTTTGGGAGAGCATGCGTTGCAGTCGGGGTCCCTTGTGCATCCCGACTACCTGCGGTTCGACTTCCACCATTTCGAAAAGGTGCGGCCGGAAGAGCTTGCAGCCGTCGAAGAGATGGTCAACCGGGCCATCGTAGCCAACTATCCGGTGCGCTGGGAGTACGTGCCTTTCGACGAGGCGCGGCGGCGGGGTGCCGTGGCCTTGTTCGGTGAAAAGTACGGCGAGGTGGTGCGCCTGGTGGAGGTGGACGACTACTCCCGGGAGTTGTGCGGCGGGACCCACGTTCGAGCGACCGGGGAGATCGGGCTGTTTCGCATTGTCTCCGAATCGTCAGTGGCCGCCGGGGTGCGGCGCATCGAGGCTGTGACCGGACTGCGGGCGGCGCAGCGAGTCCGTGAAGACGCTCAGCGCCTGGAGGAGTTGCAGGAGTTGCTCAACTGCGGTCGGGACGAGCTGAGGGCGCGCGTGGAGTCCCTTCTCTCTGAGAGGCGTGAACTCGAAAGGCGGTTGCGTCAGGCCCTCAAAGGGGGCGGGCGCCAGGAGGTTCGAGCCTGGGTGCAAGGGGCGACGGTAGTCAATGGCGTGCGGGTCGTCGCCCGCCAGGTCGAGGTGGCTGAGCTTGAGGAGCTGAAACAGGTGGGGGACGTCTTGCGCGATGAGCTTGGCTCGGGGGTCGGAGTACTGGCGGCGGTCATCGATGGGCGGGCCTCGCTCCTGTGCGTGGTGACGCCCGACCTGGTGAGTAGCGGGCTCCGTGCCGATGCGATTGTTCGCAAGGTGGCCTCGTTCGCCGGGGGCGGGGGAGGAGGACGGCCGCACATGGCCCAAGCGGGCATTCGCGATCTCTCGAAGCTGGAACAGGTTCTGAGTTTGGTGCCGGAGGTGGTGCGCGAGCTGAGTGCTCGATAGAAGGCCCGTCAATCAGAGCCAGGTGAAATAGGCGTGAGTGTCTACGAAAGGCTCCTGCAGGCAGCAAGCGAGAAGGGGGCGGGCTACCTTGTCCTACTCGACCCGGACAAGAACGACGAAAACGGGCTACGGCGGGCGGCCGAGCAAGCCCAGGAAAGCGGAGCGGACGCCCTCTTGGTGGGGGGTAGTCTTCTCCTGACGCCGGGTTTCCAGGCGGCGGTGAGAGCAGTGCGGAGCGTGGCGCGCGTGCCGGTGATCATTTTCCCCGGCAGCACGCACCAGGTGTGTGCAGAGGCCGATGCGATCCTTTTCCTCTCCCTCATCAGCGGCCGCAATCCGATGCATCTGATCGGGCTGCAGGTGATTGCAGCCCCTCTCATCAAGGCCATGGGCATTGAGGCGATTGGCACAGGCTACATCCTGGTGGAGTCGGGAAGGATGACGAGTGCCGAGTTCATGAGCGACACGCGTCCCATCCCGCGCGAGAAACCCGACATCGCCAAGGCCCATGCTCTGGCGGCGGAGTACCTGGGCATGAAGCTAGTGTACCTGGAGGCCGGCAGCGGAGCTCAGTATCCCGTACCGGACGAAATGGTGAAGGCCGTCGCCGAGTACGTGACCGTGCCCGTCGTGGTTGGGGGAGGGATTCGGACACCCGAAGAGGCCCATCGAAAGGCAAGGGCAGGAGCTCGCTTTGTCGTGATCGGAAATGTCCTGGAGGACAGGGGTTCGCCGCAGCTACTGAGAGAATTTGCGGATGCCATCCATTGGCGTAGCCCTGTCGGTGCCTGATCCTGCCGGCAGTCCCCAATCCACAGGAAGGAAAATCTTGTCGCCCGGGATTGCCTCCCGGTACCGGGACGGCACTGCCCATCCACGCTGCGGAGGTTCGCTGGATTGATTGACATCCACGCCCATATCATCCCGGAAGTGGACGACGGACCGGGGTCCATCGAGACCAGTCTGGAGATGCTCCGGATTGCCGCCCAGGACGGGATCACCACAGTGGTGGCCACGCCCCACATCCTCGGGAACCTCGAGTTCAGTCGCGAAAGGGAGATCATCCGCAAGTTCCTGGCTCTGAAGCAACGGGCTCACGAGGAAGGGATTCCCGTCCGCCTCTACCTGGGATCCGAGATCTACATCGATCCGCGTCTGGACCTCGATCACCGGATTGCAACTCTGGCCAACAACGGGCGGTATTTTCTGGTGGAATTCCCCATGCAGGGTATCCCGGTATTCGCGGCCGAGAGGTTTTTCGAGATGATGGTCGGGGGGAAGACCCCGATCATCGCCCACCCCGAGCGGAACGCCGCCATTCTTCTGGACCCATGGAAGGCTTACGAGTTTGTCAGGCGAGGCGCCCTGCTGCAAGTCAATGCCGGTAGCCTTACCGGACGTTTTGGGGAGAGAGTGCGCGGGGTTGCCGAAAGACTCTTGGAGGCTCGCCTCGTCCATTTCGTGGCCAGCGATGCCCACGATGCCAACAGCCGGCCCTTACAGCTCAGCGGAGCCTACCGGGTGGTGGCCGAAAAGATGGGGGTGGACTTCGCGCGAACGCTGTTCTATGAGAATCCAAGGCGTGTGTTGCACGGGGAGCGTTGGGAGCCTCCGGAGCCTGCCGTGGAAGGGTTGGAGCGTCTCCGCCCAAGGGCCTTCAAAGACCGTCTCCTCCGTTGGTGGCGGCGTAGACCGTGATCGGCCGGCACGAAGGGTGCGGTTCCGGCTTCCGGCGCAGGACCGGTTTGCCGGGACTTCCGGGATCGCTAAGCGCCAGCGGCGAGGGGAGCTTTCGGCGCAGGATAGCGCGCGGCTCGGGGCCGAGGTAGAAAGGGCCTGCGAGGTGAGATCGAGGTGACCTTCTTGAACAGCATCGCCCTGCTTGCCCTGCCCTTGGTGACGCTTCCCGCGCTCATCCATCTCCTCGCTCGCGAGAAGGCCAGGGTCCTGCGCTTCAGCACGCTCCGGTTCCTCCGAGAGCTGGAGCATTCCGAGATCCGCAATCTGCGCCTACGGGAGATGGCGCTGCTTGTGCTGCGAACCCTGGCAATTCTGGGCCTGATCCTGATGGCTTCGCGGCCTGCGATTGTTCCGAGGGCGACCCCAGCTGGAGGGATCGGCTCGAAGACGGCCGCCCTGGTGATTTTGGATGATTCCTTCAGCACAGCTCTATGGACGGGGCACGGCACCGTATATGATCAGGGTTGCCAGGTGGTGCGGCAGATCGCCGGTACGATGAGTCCGGATGATGCCGGAGTGGTGGTCCTCGCACGGGGGGTCCCCTTCCCCGCCCATCAGTACCGGCTTTCGGACGCGATGTCCAAAGCTTCGTCCTTGCCGTGGGAGGAAAAGCGACCGTTGCCGGTGGGGAACGACCCCGCGGAGGCTTTTCGTCTTGCAGCGGAGTGGAGCCGCTTCTATTCGACCTATGGCCGCGAGCTCTACTGGATCTCGGACTTTGTGGGGCCGTACGCCTTCGCCGATTCCAGTCTTCTGGGCCCGCTGAGACAAGTGCGCACCTACCTCGTCCCGATTCAGCGTCCGAAGGTGACGAACCTATCGCTCACGGGTCTCAGGCTGGGAAGCCAGATCGTGCAGATGGGGACGAGCGTCCCGGTGCTTGTGCACGTGGTCAATACGGGGGACTTGCCCGTCCGCGAACGGCTCGTGCAGCTCTTCTGGGAGGGAGAACCTGTGGCGCAGGGCACGGTCAGCCTTGCCCCTGGAGAGAGCACGGAGCTCCTCCTGCGGGCGGTTCCTCGGCGGTCGGGGTGGCAGCACGGGTCCGTGGTTCTCGAGGACGATGCCCTCGAAGCAGACAACCGTCTCTGGTTCACCGTGGAGGTTCCGGATAGGATCCGCGTGCTCGTAGTCTCTTCGGCCGCGGAGAGGGAGGCGGTAGTGTACGCACTGAATCCCCCCGGGACGGAGCCAGGTCTTTACGAGGTGGTCCGGAGGGCGCCGGGGGAGGTCCTTTCCCAGGATGTGCGGCTGTCGGGAGGGGTAATCCTGGTAGATATGGGCGGCTTGAGTCCGCACCTGACGGAGGAGCTCGTCGCGTGGGTGCGTGCGGGCGGTTGCCTCATCGTGTTCCCGGGCCCCAACGCTTCTCCGCGGGATCTGACCCAGACCATTCTGTCCCCGCTTGGGTTGCCGCCGGTAGTTGGGACCTTCGGGAAGGCGGGTTCGGTTGCCCCTGCTGCTACAGTGACGTGGATGGATCGAGACCATCCGGTCTTCGAAGGGGTATTTGAGGAGAAAGAGCCGTCTGTGTCGTTGCCTGTGGCTTATTTCGGTCTGCGTCTACTGGGCGAAGAAGGTCTGAGTGTGATCTTGCGGTGCAGCAACGGGCTTCCTTTTCTGTGCGAGCGGACCGTCGGGTTGGGCAAGGTCTTCCTGTTTACTTCGGGGCTCAGCCCGGATTGGTCGGATCTGGCCAGGAAGGGGCTCTTTGTGGCACTGCTGCAGCGCTTGCCGGTGTACACGAAACTGTTGAGTCGCACGCCGCGGCTGTTTCAGACCGTGGGAGAAGCGATCGAGATCGTGGACGAGAGGCTCCCGGTGGGTGCCCCCTACGAGCTCGAACGGCCGGACGGGACCAGGGTACGGCTGGCGCCTCAGGCTGTGGCGGGCGGCACACGCCTGCGATACGAGGAAACAGACGTCTGTGGCATCTACACGATCTCAACCGATGGCCAGATTCGGTACCTCATGGCTGTCAACCCAGATCCGCGAGAGGCCGACCTGCGGCCGGTAGATGTGGACCGTTTGGCGAAGGCTCTGGGCGCGGAGGTACTGGACGCCCGTGGGGATCTGCCAAAGGCGATTGCCCTCCGACGTCGGGGCAGGGAGCTTTGGCCATGGCTTGCGGCAAGCGTCCTGGCGCTCCTGTGTGCGGAGCTCATTATTGGCCGCACCACCGCGCAACAGGTCACGGGAAAGGAAGCGAAACAAAGAACTCCCTCACGCGTGTAGTGGTTAACTCGGGTGGGTGATCGTGTCGTAGCAGGTGAATAGGAGGTTTGGGGTCTTCGTGACACCTACGATACGGGAAAAGGCGGTCCTGGTGGGGGTGGTGGAACCAGGCCAGTCTCGCTGGGAGGCAGAGGAGTATCTGGAAGAACTCGCCATGCTCGCCGACACGGCTGGAGCGGACGTTGTCGGTAAGGTTTTCCAGGACGGTGGCCGGCTTAACCCCGCTTACCTGATCGGCAGGGGCAAGGTAGAGGAGCTTGTCCGTGTGGTCCAGGAACAACAGGCCAATCTGGTGATCTTCGACCACGACCTGACACCCGTACAAGTGAAGAATTTAGAGAAGTCCTGCGGTGTGAAGATCCTGGACCGCAGCGGCCTTATCCTGGACATCTTCGCGCGGCGGGCGCGAACGAAAGAGGCCAAAACGCAAGTCGAACTGGCGCAGTTGAAGTACCTGCTCCCGCGCCTCACCCGCCAGTGGACGCACCTCTCCCGGCAGTACGGCGGTATCGGGACAAGGGGCCCGGGGGAGACGCAGCTGGAGGTGGACCGTCGGATGATCCGGCGCCGCATCGCGGTACTCGACCGGGAGTTGGACCAGATTCGGCAGCAGCGGCAGGTACGCCGGCGGCACCGAAGCGACATCTTCAAAGCGGCCCTGGTGGGATACACCAACGTGGGCAAGTCCTCTCTACTTAATGCCCTGACAGACTCGCAGGTGTTCGTGGAGGATCGACTCTTCGCCACTCTGGATGCCACGGTGCGCGCCATGCGCGCGGATAAGGGCCTGCGGGTGCTGCTCATCGACACCGTCGGTTTTATCCGGAAGTTGCCGCACCATCTTGTCGCTTCCTTCATGAGCACCCTGGAAGAGGCAGCGGAAGCGGATTTGTTGCTCCATGTGGTCGATGTGAGTCACCCGCAGTTCCCAATGCAAATCGAAACGGTCAACGAGGTGCTCAAGCAACTTGAGCTCCACACGAAGCCCATGGTCTACGTCTTCAATAAGATCGATGCTGTGCAGGAAAAAGGGATCTTCGCAAGTCTTCGGGAGCAGTACCGGCCAGCGGTCTTCGTCTCGGCGACCCGGGGCATGTTCCTCCAGGACCTCCGCAATGTGATCCTCGAGTACGCCCGGCGGCAATTTATCGAGATCACGGTTTGTCTGCCCGCAGAGCGATCCGCGGTACTGAGCCTCATTGACCGTCTGGCCGAAGTAAGAGACGTAACCGAGGTAGACGGGCGGCTTCGGGTCCGGTTTCTCACCGATCGGGATCGCTGGTCTCGGCTGCGGCACTCTCTGGATCGCTCCGAGTACACGGTGGCAGACGCCGAGGTAACCGTGCAAGACCGCGAGGCGGAGGAGGCGCAGCTCCAGGCTCGATAGGCGAAGCCGGAAAGAAGTCCACGTACCCGGAGAATGGGGAGCCCGGCGTGGGGGATGAAGGGAGTCGGGGGCGCGGGTGGACATTCGGTAGGATTTTCTCTGCGCAGGGGTAGGTGGCGTCACACAGCGAGAGCCTGAGCCGTGCAGGAACATGCCTGACGATCATCCGTTGCTCCAGTTTCTTTTCTCCCGGCATCGCTTCGGGCTGAAGCCCGGTCTTGAAAGGATCTCTGCCCTCCTTTCGTATCTGGGTCATCCCGAAAAGCGCTTTCGGGTGGTGCACGTGGGGGGAACGAACGGCAAGGGCTCCTGCTGTGCTTTTCTAGAGTCCCTGCTCCAGGCCACCGGTCTCCGGACGGGTCTGTACACCTCCCCGCACTTGGTCCGCCCCGAAGAACGCATTCGGGTGAACTCTATTCCCATTCCGGGTGAGGCGCTGGTGGACCTGATCGCTTCACTCCGGCCCCGGATTGAGGAAAGCCAGGCGACCTTCTTTGAGGCCGTGACGGCGATTGCGTTTGCCTATTTTGCGGAGAGCCGGGTCGACGTCGCGGTGGTGGAGGTTGGCTTAGGCGGGCGTTGGGATGCGACGAATGTCGTGTGGCCAGAGGTGACGGTGATCACCGACGTCCACCTGGATCACCAGAACCATTTGGGTCGGTCGGTCCGAGCCATCGCCTACGAGAAGGCGGGGATTCTCAAACCAGGCGTTGCGTGCTGTACCTACGCTCGTACGCGAGCCGCGCTGCGGGTGCTGCGGGAACGCGCGGCGCAAGTGGGGGCAATCCTTCACCGCCAGCAGTCGGAAGGACGGGTGCGGGTGACGGGTCTGAGCCCCGAAGGGACAAGGTTTGGCTATTGGGGATTGCAGATTCGCCAGCCCTATCTGAGTACCCGGCTTGTAGGCCGGCATCAGGCGCGCAATGCAGGCCTGGCGCTCCTCGCCTTTGAGGTGGGAGGTTGGGCACAGGTGGCCTCCGAGGAAACGATTCGTCGGGCGATTGCGGATACGGAATGGGCGGGTAGGTTTCATATCCTCTCGGTCTATCCGCTGCGCCTCCTGGATGTGGCGCACAATGTACAGGGTGTGCGCGCCTTCGTCCGGACGTTCGCGGAGCTCTGGCCCGACCAGTCGGACTGCACTGTGGTCATGGGTGTTCTGGAGGACAAACCCTTCCGGCTGATGGCTGGCTATCTCCGTCGGTTGGCGCCCCGGATTGTGGTCTGTCCTTTGCCGACGCTTCGCTCTGCGGACGTCGAGGACATGGCAAGCCAGGCGCAGGAGCTTGGCTTTGCGGTCCAGACGGCACTGGATCCGCTCGATGCGTGGCGGCGGGGGGAGATATGGGCTGGCAACTCCCCTCTAATTGCCATCGGGAGCCATTACCTGGTGGGCGCCATCCTCGGCGGGTTGGGGCTTGAGCCCCGCTGACCCGGGAAGAGGAGCCGGGCCATGTTGCGCCGAAAGACCTTGACTACGCGTGACCGATTTGATAAATTGACCGAGCCTGGATACCCGAGAGGATCCTGAGACGAGGACGGTTCCAATGGCCAGCGTGCGATTGAAGGACGTCACCAAGATTTTCGAAAAGAACGTGGTAGCCGTTCGCAAGGTGAATATTGATATCCAGGACAAAGAGTTTGTGGTCTTGGTCGGGCCCTCGGGCTGCGGCAAGTCCACCACTCTCCGAATGATCGCTGGGCTGGAGGATGTGACCGAAGGAGAGATCTACATCGGCGATCGCTTGGTGAACGATGTGCCCCCCAAGGACCGCGACATTGCTATGGTTTTCCAGAATTATGCCCTCTATCCGCACATGACCGTCTACGAGAATATGGCCTTCGGGCTCAAGTTGAGAAAGTACCCAAAGGAAGAGATCCATCGCAGAGTGCTCGAGGCCGCGGAAATCCTGGGCATCCAGAATTTGCTGGATCGCAAACCCAAGGCGCTATCGGGCGGACAGCGACAGCGGGTCGCCGTCGGGCGGGCCATCGTTCGAAAGCCGAAAGTCTTCCTCTTCGACGAGCCCCTCTCCAATCTGGACGCCAACGTACGGGTGCAGATGCGGACGGAGATCAGCAAGCTCCACCAGAGGCTCGAAACCACCATGGTCTACGTCACCCATGACCAGGTGGAAGCCATGACCATGGGGGATCGGATCGTGGTGATGCGAGACGGTGTGGTGGAGCAAATCGACCCACCCCTGCGGCTCTACAACTACCCGCGTAATAAGTTCGTGGCCAGGTTCATCGGTAGCCCACCGATGAACTTCGTCGATGGACGGGTGATAGCGGGGGAAGACGGCCTCGTGTTCGACCAGGGACAGATTCAGATCCGCATCCCGCGTAGGAAAGAAGCGGCCCTCGGCAAATATGTGGGGAAGGAGGTGACCCTCGGCATTCGTCCCGAGCACATCCACCCGCGACACGAGCTGGATGGGGTCGAGGAGGCCGTGAGCATCGACGCGATGGTGGATGTGGTGGAACCGATGGGGAGCGAGATATACCT encodes the following:
- the recA gene encoding recombinase RecA, giving the protein MAVEKDEKRRALELALAQIDRQFGKGSIMRLGDQRASVKVDVIPTGSISLDAALGIGGVPRGRIVEIYGPESSGKTTLALHIIAEAQKRGGLAAFIDAEHALDANYAKALGVDIQNLLVSQPDTGEQALEIAETLVRSGALDVIVIDSVAALVPRAEIEGEMGDAQMGLQARLMSQAMRKLAGAIAKSNTCVIFINQIREKIGVMFGPTETTTGGRALKFYASVRLDIRRVASIKEGERVLGNRTVVKVVKNKLAPPFREATFDILFGTGISKMGDLLDLAVEHNIIQKSGTWYSYGEERLGQGRENVRQFLEENPDLAAEIERKVRKAVGLLTEEETAAEAAVGT
- a CDS encoding RecX family transcriptional regulator — protein: MAPRITRIEPQKRRKGRFSVFVDEEYAFSVDAELLALSSLAEGQEIDEARVEELRHESELRYAKERAYRLLAVRDRSEAEMRQRLARIGFGSATVEEVIRILKQQRYLDDRCFALRYSQGLLSTHPVGRVELEKQLRQKGVEEAIVDEVVEDVLPPETEAELARREAIRRVCRYRAEQDRGKVKARVVAYLARRGFTWGVVQDLIEHWQEIEEQARDGKVEE
- the thpR gene encoding RNA 2',3'-cyclic phosphodiesterase — protein: MGEIRTFIAVDVPAQCKQRIADLQKELRAYPGRVTWTRAEGIHVTLKFLGNVEATRIDAVAEALARAVRGAQRPRLCARGTGAFPSWRSPRVFWIGVEDEGGNLARIQRAVEEELEGLGFPREGRPFTPHLTLARVKAPGSVAAMVARLREVDFRTEPFEAEEILVMRSDLKPQGAEYTPLRRVPIG
- the alaS gene encoding alanine--tRNA ligase, encoding MTASEVRQSFLEFFRRKGHRIVPSAPVIPQDDPTLLFTNAGMNQFKDVFLGLGTRDYKRAADVQKCIRVSGKHNDLEEVGRDTYHHTFFEMLGNWSFGDYYKREAIEWAWELLVEEWKLPPGALWATVFEDDDEAAELWPQVTDLPAHKVLRFGYKENFWEMGDTGPCGPCTEIHIDRGPEFCDRRGEPGHVCRVNGGCARFIELWNLVFIQFNRDEDGRLHELPAKHVDTGAGLERLVAVLQGKASNYDTDLFQPIIERVAELSGKAYTGGMSDTDVAFRVVADHIRALAFAIADGALPSNEGRGYVLRRILRRAARFGRVLGMHEPFLHRLAEPLIQVMGRAYPELVERRQVIERVIFSEEEAFGRTLDRGLELFEEKAAQLQAQGESVFPGDLAFLLHDTYGFPLDLTQLLAREKGLTVDEAGFQQRMAEQRERSQRATAFTIQVDKTLEEILRELPATEFLGYTQDEVEARVLRVVDRRVILDRTPFYAEAGGQVGDTGSLLCDGREHRVVDTQKAGHVTVHIVETDDLEALRSLEGKTVLARIDVERRRAAERNHTATHLLHKALRTVLGEHALQSGSLVHPDYLRFDFHHFEKVRPEELAAVEEMVNRAIVANYPVRWEYVPFDEARRRGAVALFGEKYGEVVRLVEVDDYSRELCGGTHVRATGEIGLFRIVSESSVAAGVRRIEAVTGLRAAQRVREDAQRLEELQELLNCGRDELRARVESLLSERRELERRLRQALKGGGRQEVRAWVQGATVVNGVRVVARQVEVAELEELKQVGDVLRDELGSGVGVLAAVIDGRASLLCVVTPDLVSSGLRADAIVRKVASFAGGGGGGRPHMAQAGIRDLSKLEQVLSLVPEVVRELSAR
- a CDS encoding geranylgeranylglyceryl/heptaprenylglyceryl phosphate synthase, with the translated sequence MSVYERLLQAASEKGAGYLVLLDPDKNDENGLRRAAEQAQESGADALLVGGSLLLTPGFQAAVRAVRSVARVPVIIFPGSTHQVCAEADAILFLSLISGRNPMHLIGLQVIAAPLIKAMGIEAIGTGYILVESGRMTSAEFMSDTRPIPREKPDIAKAHALAAEYLGMKLVYLEAGSGAQYPVPDEMVKAVAEYVTVPVVVGGGIRTPEEAHRKARAGARFVVIGNVLEDRGSPQLLREFADAIHWRSPVGA